In the Synergistaceae bacterium genome, GGGCAGAATCTTTATTCCCACGGTCGAGGCCTTCCTGATCGTATCTCGGATCACCTCGCCGGAGGGCTCGTAGACGTTATTGTCCGCGCCGTAGTCGACGAAGACCCTGTCCACGTGGTTTATCATCTCAACGAGGGCCTCCTCGCCTATGCTGTCCTCCAGGTTGCCGCCGAACCCGGTGGTCAGAGTCAGCTTCCCGTCCGAGGCGGACCCGGCGCCCCCCCATCCCGATACTATGCTGCAGGAGGGACAGTTCAGGCAGCTCTTGCTTGCTCCCTCGACTATCGGGCACTTCCTGTCGCGTATCAGCTTCCCCTTGTCGATTATCAGCACCTTTTTCCCGCGCTGAACGCACTCCATGGCCGCAAAGATACCCGCAGGCCCTGCGCCCACTATGATTATGTCGTGCATGGATTATGCCCGCTCCTTCCCCGGCACGGCCTCGCACGCCTCTCCGCGAGGCCGCGTACTCACCTATCTCTGTCTTTTATCGCCGTCTCCGGCCCCGCCCTTGAGCCCCATCCTGACCTTCGAGAGGACATCCAGGTACTTCTTCCTCTCTTCATCGCTCTTATCGTCGATCGAGGTATCGGTCTGAATTCTTCCCATCTTCACGAGAAGCTCTATGGCCCTGATGTCTATGCCAATCTCCTCGGACAAAGCCTGGGCGGAGACCTTCCTGCTCCTGCCGGACTCGGAGGCGGCATCCCTCAGGTAGCTCCATATCAGTTTGTATATGCCGTTAAGCTCCTCCTCGCACGGTGGACAGATCGGTATATCCTGCTCCTCTTCCCCACTGATCCACGCCTTGCCGCAATACTCGCACACTCTAAGCGCCATGAGCATCACTCCCTTGCGGTCCGTTCTACGGCATCTGTCCTTTCAACGCGTTTCTGACATCCTCGACGAATCTGTCCACTCTATCGGGGGTGTGAATGAACGCCGGGTCGCCCAGATCAAACGTCATGCAGGCCGAGGACGAAAGGTCGATCTCCGAACGGACGAAGTCAAGAAAAGAGGAGTATGCGTCGTACAGGGAGCGCCAGTACTCCTCCCCCGCATCGATCTCGTCCTGTCTCCCTCTCTCGTGTATGCGGCGCAGTATCTCCTTGAAGGGACAGGAGAGCACAACTATCAACCTTGGCATCGTCAGGTGTTTCAACAGGGAGTCGTACAGCATCAGATAGGTCCCGAACTGGCTGTCTCGGAAGTACCCGAGCTTGTAGTACAGGGTCGCGTATATCTTGTCCCCGAAGACACTGCGGTCGAGTATGTACTCATCCGATTCGGACGCGCAGAGATACTGTGCGAACCTGTTCACCAGGAAGTTCAACTGCATCGGAAACGCCCACCGTCTCTCGGAGTGAAAGCGGCGCAACAGGTCGTACTGATCGCGAAAGTCCTCGGGCATTACGCGAAGGCCGAGCCTCTTGGATAGAAGGTTTACCACGGTCGACTTGCCGCTGGCGGTCATACCCTCGACGATAATCTGCACTCTCCCCATAATCTTCCTCCTATGCCGGCGTCATGGGACGAACGGCGCCAGGATCGTCCTGTCGCCCCCGGCTTTTTTTGCATCCTCCAGAGCTTTCTCGGCCCGTCCAGTGAACTCCTCCACCTTCATGGTCCTGCGGAACTCGGCCACGCCGATGCTGGCGGTCATCCTTCCGTCCTTGAGGAGTCTCATGCCTGCCACAAGCTCGCGGATGCCCTCCGCCTCCTGGAATGCCAGGGGGCCGCTCATCTGAGTCAACACGGCAAGCGAATCGGCCCTCCACCGGCCCAGGTAGTCGGTGATCCTTATCCTGCCCTTGACCGAGGCGGCGAATTCGTTCAGCAGAGCCTCCTTCGCCTCCGTTCCAAGATCGGCCGTAACTCCTTCAATGCCGTCGAGATAGATCAGGATCAGCGACATATTTCTTTTATAACGCCTTGTGAGGTCGATCTCCGCGTTCAGCAACCGCTCGAAACCGAGCCTTTCCGGCACGCCGGTCTCCTGTTCGGGTTCAGCGCCGATCGCGGGTTCCCTGAGGCCCTCCACGTCCGGAGGCGCGTGGAGCTCGGGCGGTATCTCCCTGCTCATCGTGCTGAAGATGTATAGAAGGCAGGGGCGT is a window encoding:
- a CDS encoding deoxynucleoside kinase, which encodes MGRVQIIVEGMTASGKSTVVNLLSKRLGLRVMPEDFRDQYDLLRRFHSERRWAFPMQLNFLVNRFAQYLCASESDEYILDRSVFGDKIYATLYYKLGYFRDSQFGTYLMLYDSLLKHLTMPRLIVVLSCPFKEILRRIHERGRQDEIDAGEEYWRSLYDAYSSFLDFVRSEIDLSSSACMTFDLGDPAFIHTPDRVDRFVEDVRNALKGQMP